One region of Mucilaginibacter gotjawali genomic DNA includes:
- a CDS encoding glycosyl hydrolase family 28-related protein has product MFYSVFKSTIICMVLMVNLHLYSVAVRDQPSKNESFSADTVNVKTFGARGDGVQNDSAAFQKAIIYASGARKVLLVPKGIYKISNLVVYPNSKIVGVRGSSVLVLTNGTQNNRQCFLLTDVSKNILISNIAFDANGKNNAGKNIFCIKSTLSPKGSINNLTIQNCSFTGSKNYGSVFLIGPTDHITNVVIFNCLFNNLGSSAVSVRGINGLTFNSNTVTNWDLLDKINAAFSFQSQVCSNIVFRNNYFKNKDAAYFAVECAGTCLNHGVFTGNTFDGNGYDASGISGVFNNCLFKDNKHLNGGGTHRSGYELVGDNDTLTNNVIEHGSIQLGAGTPNIAYAAHTGSGYIVTGNRITGNYGTNNLCLSIGGFDTVKSAWIEHNIFDNHGGKGNAPVIEIGQRGPAKNVTIQNNQLLGSPGNSCIRMKVSAGNHYSENIMIRKNTITGENGIQVYDMPVWKGVKISENDFTGISGSVFMKTSGFSSEFHLEKNKSLKKLN; this is encoded by the coding sequence ATGTTTTATTCAGTATTTAAAAGCACTATTATATGTATGGTGTTGATGGTTAATTTACACCTCTATTCGGTTGCTGTTCGTGATCAACCCTCAAAAAATGAAAGCTTTAGCGCAGATACGGTTAACGTAAAAACGTTTGGAGCCCGGGGCGACGGCGTTCAAAATGATAGCGCGGCTTTTCAAAAGGCAATTATATATGCTTCCGGAGCCAGGAAGGTTTTGCTGGTGCCAAAGGGTATATATAAAATAAGTAACCTGGTAGTTTATCCCAATAGTAAAATAGTGGGGGTTAGGGGCAGTTCTGTTTTGGTACTTACAAACGGGACTCAAAATAACCGTCAATGCTTCCTGTTAACGGATGTATCTAAAAACATCCTGATAAGCAATATTGCGTTTGATGCTAATGGGAAGAATAATGCAGGAAAAAATATTTTTTGTATCAAATCTACTCTTAGCCCCAAAGGATCAATTAATAATCTGACTATTCAAAATTGTTCATTTACCGGGTCAAAAAACTATGGTTCTGTGTTTTTGATCGGCCCTACAGATCATATTACCAATGTCGTGATTTTTAATTGTTTGTTCAATAATTTGGGTTCAAGTGCGGTTTCAGTAAGAGGTATAAATGGCTTAACATTTAATAGCAATACCGTAACCAATTGGGACCTGCTTGATAAAATAAATGCTGCATTCTCATTTCAATCGCAGGTTTGTTCTAACATCGTTTTCAGAAATAATTATTTTAAAAATAAGGATGCCGCCTATTTCGCGGTTGAGTGTGCAGGCACCTGTCTCAACCACGGAGTTTTTACGGGTAATACTTTTGACGGTAATGGGTATGATGCCTCTGGAATTTCCGGCGTATTTAATAATTGCCTTTTTAAAGACAATAAGCATTTAAACGGCGGCGGCACCCACCGCAGCGGGTACGAATTGGTTGGGGATAATGACACTTTAACAAATAATGTGATCGAACATGGGTCTATCCAATTGGGGGCAGGAACACCAAATATTGCGTACGCCGCCCACACGGGATCAGGATATATTGTTACCGGAAACAGGATTACCGGCAATTATGGCACCAATAATTTATGTTTATCCATAGGAGGTTTTGATACGGTTAAGAGTGCATGGATCGAGCATAATATTTTTGATAACCACGGTGGCAAAGGAAATGCACCGGTTATTGAAATAGGACAGCGCGGGCCCGCAAAAAATGTAACTATACAAAACAACCAGCTGCTCGGCTCTCCGGGAAATTCATGTATCAGGATGAAAGTATCGGCAGGAAACCACTACTCCGAAAATATCATGATCAGGAAAAACACCATCACCGGGGAAAACGGTATTCAGGTGTATGATATGCCGGTGTGGAAAGGCGTAAAAATTTCCGAAAACGATTTCACAGGAATTTCAGGGTCTGTTTTTATGAAAACCTCCGGTTTTTCTTCTGAATTTCATTTGGAAAAAAACAAGTCCTTAAAGAAACTTAATTAA
- a CDS encoding WecB/TagA/CpsF family glycosyltransferase, translating into MLTKEKILSINISKGKRDEFVQSIMDLGSKNKPSYVCVANAHMLVEAHWSKAFQKVVNDADIVTPDGMPLAKSFKILHGIAQERVDGMSLLPLLLESSIAENLAVYFYGGSSGLVEHTKSFIEKDFPLLNVVGMYSPPFRYLTEAEETLVIDKIANSGANIVFVALGCPKQEQWMAEMKDKIPAVLVGIGGALPVLIGLQKRAPVWMQKSSLEWLYRLVQEPRRLFKRYVVTNTVFLYLLLRAKIKTRRVEDGVAGQKISDPAAERANF; encoded by the coding sequence ATGTTAACAAAGGAAAAAATTTTATCTATAAATATTTCGAAAGGAAAACGGGATGAATTTGTGCAGTCAATTATGGATCTGGGCAGTAAAAATAAACCGTCGTATGTGTGCGTTGCCAATGCGCATATGCTGGTAGAAGCACATTGGTCTAAAGCGTTTCAGAAGGTAGTAAACGATGCTGACATCGTTACGCCGGATGGGATGCCTTTAGCGAAGAGTTTTAAAATATTACACGGTATCGCGCAGGAGCGGGTAGATGGAATGAGTTTGCTTCCATTATTATTAGAAAGTTCCATTGCCGAAAACCTTGCCGTATATTTTTATGGGGGGTCCTCCGGCCTCGTTGAACATACAAAATCATTTATAGAAAAGGATTTTCCGTTATTGAATGTGGTAGGTATGTACTCGCCACCTTTCAGGTATCTCACGGAGGCTGAAGAAACCCTTGTAATTGATAAAATCGCCAATTCAGGTGCAAATATTGTTTTTGTTGCCCTCGGCTGTCCAAAGCAGGAGCAATGGATGGCAGAAATGAAAGATAAAATACCCGCTGTCCTGGTAGGAATAGGCGGTGCATTGCCCGTTTTGATCGGGCTGCAAAAAAGGGCGCCTGTGTGGATGCAAAAAAGCAGCCTCGAATGGCTGTACCGACTGGTACAGGAGCCCAGGCGCCTGTTTAAAAGGTACGTGGTAACCAACACGGTCTTTTTATATCTTTTATTGAGGGCGAAAATTAAAACCCGGCGTGTTGAGGATGGGGTAGCCGGTCAGAAAATCAGTGATCCGGCTGCCGAACGCGCTAACTTCTAA
- a CDS encoding DUF6232 family protein, which produces MHMQEISFFENKNVIVTQTRFIVAHKVVEIKNISDVKIGSVRVYRTFKLVLALIGFLLMFFNAWRIPGIILFFVSILSVYFTDEKYSVHLNTKSGETDSLISKDRDYIEQVVKAINDAMWAYHLKTAPM; this is translated from the coding sequence ATGCATATGCAAGAGATCAGCTTTTTTGAAAATAAAAATGTAATTGTAACACAAACAAGGTTTATTGTTGCACATAAAGTAGTCGAAATAAAAAATATTTCGGACGTCAAAATAGGTTCAGTCAGAGTTTACAGAACTTTTAAACTTGTGTTAGCGTTGATCGGCTTCCTGTTAATGTTTTTCAATGCCTGGAGGATCCCGGGGATAATCTTGTTTTTCGTTTCCATTTTAAGCGTGTATTTTACGGACGAGAAATATTCTGTCCATCTTAATACAAAATCCGGCGAAACAGACAGTTTAATATCAAAGGACCGGGATTATATTGAACAAGTTGTTAAAGCGATCAACGACGCTATGTGGGCTTATCATTTAAAAACAGCGCCAATGTAG
- a CDS encoding RtcB family protein — MGNLRTKDLSKIGYHNDQLRSLVIGVASKNFKHHSKQQLLDLLVNIKNNPEAFLDNELTAKIAAKMIGKVEGVPSRSFELRDEPVYCKTYGGKGIEASAKRQMELANLLPVSLQGALMPDAHMGFGLPIGGVLATGNAVIPYAVGMDIGCRMALSIIDGSDGFVQRFAHQIKQALKDHTHFGMEGGLDMRQEHEVLDSPVFNELSFLRPFHGKAVRQLGTSGNGNHFVEFGEIELLADNILGLPSKKYPALLTHSGSRGLGSAIAKHYTQIAMNTCKLPRYAQQLAWLDMDGEAGKEYWMAMTLAGDYAKACHERIHANLLRALGLKALRVVENHHNFAWKEHLADGREVIIHRKGATPAHLGEPGIIPGSMTAPAYLVSGKGVSDALYSASHGAGRAMSRQNAKDSMTASAMKKLLANAGVTLIGGTVEENPLAYKDIETVIAAQHELVEIQGKFFPQIVRMNKE; from the coding sequence ATGGGCAATTTAAGAACAAAAGATTTAAGTAAAATAGGCTATCATAACGACCAACTGCGAAGCCTGGTTATCGGTGTAGCCTCTAAAAATTTCAAACACCACAGTAAGCAGCAATTGCTTGATTTGCTGGTGAACATTAAAAATAATCCGGAAGCATTTTTGGATAACGAGTTAACTGCCAAAATAGCGGCAAAAATGATTGGCAAGGTCGAAGGGGTTCCGTCGAGATCCTTTGAGCTGAGAGATGAACCCGTTTATTGTAAAACTTACGGGGGCAAGGGTATCGAGGCTTCGGCTAAAAGGCAAATGGAATTGGCAAACCTATTACCGGTTAGTTTACAGGGCGCCTTAATGCCTGATGCGCATATGGGTTTTGGCTTGCCTATTGGTGGGGTATTGGCTACCGGCAACGCCGTGATCCCCTACGCCGTAGGGATGGATATCGGCTGCCGCATGGCGCTGTCAATTATTGACGGGAGTGATGGCTTTGTACAACGGTTTGCACATCAAATTAAACAAGCCTTAAAAGATCATACGCATTTTGGTATGGAAGGCGGATTGGACATGCGACAGGAACACGAGGTTTTGGACAGCCCGGTATTTAATGAGCTGTCGTTTCTAAGACCATTCCACGGTAAAGCGGTAAGACAATTAGGAACATCGGGCAATGGCAACCATTTTGTTGAGTTTGGGGAAATTGAGTTGCTGGCTGATAATATCCTGGGGTTACCCTCTAAAAAGTACCCGGCTTTATTAACGCATTCTGGCAGCAGGGGTTTAGGTTCGGCTATTGCCAAACATTATACCCAAATAGCTATGAACACCTGCAAATTACCTCGCTATGCGCAGCAACTTGCCTGGCTGGATATGGATGGCGAGGCCGGAAAAGAATACTGGATGGCGATGACCCTGGCAGGTGACTATGCCAAAGCCTGTCATGAACGTATTCATGCCAATCTATTAAGGGCGTTAGGTTTAAAAGCTTTACGTGTGGTAGAGAACCATCACAACTTTGCCTGGAAAGAGCACCTCGCTGATGGCAGGGAGGTGATCATTCACCGGAAAGGTGCAACGCCTGCACACCTAGGCGAGCCCGGTATTATCCCGGGCAGTATGACTGCGCCGGCTTACCTGGTATCTGGTAAGGGGGTGTCAGATGCTTTATATTCAGCATCGCATGGTGCGGGCCGGGCAATGAGCAGGCAAAATGCAAAGGATAGCATGACTGCATCAGCCATGAAGAAGCTGCTGGCAAATGCAGGCGTTACTTTAATTGGCGGCACAGTAGAAGAAAACCCTTTAGCTTACAAGGACATTGAAACTGTAATTGCCGCGCAACATGAGCTGGTTGAAATCCAGGGTAAGTTTTTTCCGCAAATTGTTAGAATGAATAAGGAGTAG
- the prfH gene encoding peptide chain release factor H, translated as MIVQITSGKGPAECCRVVACVQSLMIKQGKQQGIELQVLENKSGELNGTLLSATMMAIGDSLDAFIKDWAGTVQWIAPSPYRKYHKRKNWFIGVVAFNVKELMQWNPKDVKLETCRSSGPGGQNVNKVETAVRGIHLPSGIQVMAMDTRSQLENKKLCMARLEAKILAWQTAQLMEQQQSYWQNHCVLERGNPVKTITGSLF; from the coding sequence ATGATCGTACAAATTACATCGGGCAAAGGCCCGGCAGAATGCTGCCGGGTTGTAGCCTGCGTGCAAAGCCTGATGATAAAGCAGGGTAAACAGCAGGGCATTGAATTACAGGTGCTGGAAAATAAGTCCGGCGAATTGAATGGAACATTGCTTTCGGCTACGATGATGGCCATTGGTGATAGCCTGGACGCATTTATTAAGGATTGGGCCGGTACCGTGCAATGGATAGCCCCAAGCCCTTACCGCAAATATCATAAACGTAAAAACTGGTTTATAGGCGTAGTGGCTTTTAATGTGAAGGAGTTGATGCAATGGAACCCGAAAGATGTTAAGCTGGAAACATGCCGCTCATCAGGGCCGGGCGGACAAAACGTGAATAAGGTAGAAACCGCGGTCCGAGGCATACACCTCCCATCAGGTATACAAGTGATGGCGATGGATACCCGGTCACAACTGGAAAACAAGAAACTTTGCATGGCAAGGCTCGAAGCTAAAATATTGGCTTGGCAGACCGCGCAATTAATGGAGCAGCAGCAGAGCTATTGGCAGAACCACTGTGTCCTTGAGCGCGGAAATCCTGTTAAAACAATCACAGGGAGCTTATTTTAA
- a CDS encoding VOC family protein has product MRTINPWINFNGNAEEAFTFYKSVFGGEFTKIIRFKDLANDEFIVAEAEANKLMYIALPIGKHNVLIANDVPEFMGRVNESENRSKILVSAESKEEADQIFNGLSAGGDIEGPIGDGPWGTYAGMFRDKYGIEWIVEFDPKYNG; this is encoded by the coding sequence ATGAGAACAATTAATCCGTGGATCAACTTCAATGGAAATGCTGAAGAAGCATTCACTTTTTACAAATCAGTTTTTGGCGGCGAGTTCACCAAGATCATCCGTTTCAAGGACCTGGCAAACGATGAGTTTATTGTAGCTGAAGCTGAGGCAAACAAGTTAATGTACATTGCCCTGCCAATTGGTAAACACAATGTGTTAATAGCTAACGATGTTCCCGAATTTATGGGGAGGGTAAACGAAAGCGAAAACAGGTCTAAAATATTGGTTAGCGCCGAAAGTAAGGAAGAGGCCGATCAAATATTTAATGGATTATCGGCAGGTGGGGATATTGAAGGCCCAATTGGCGATGGTCCCTGGGGTACCTACGCCGGCATGTTCAGGGACAAATATGGTATTGAATGGATCGTGGAATTTGACCCAAAGTATAACGGGTAA
- a CDS encoding SRPBCC family protein: MNNDLLFDFNVDKAAKMVYITREFNAGQSLVWDAFTKAELLDQWGAPAPMRAKTKYMNFEVGGRRFYAMISPDGQERWAVQEFTSITPKTNFKMYNAFADKDENRELPGSEWDYIFSEQNGRTKVSITIFNESFERLEKLLEGFKIGFTMTLKNLEELLTTLSQK; the protein is encoded by the coding sequence ATGAACAACGATTTGCTATTTGATTTTAATGTTGACAAGGCAGCGAAAATGGTTTATATAACCAGGGAGTTTAATGCCGGGCAATCTTTAGTATGGGATGCCTTTACCAAAGCCGAATTACTGGACCAATGGGGGGCACCAGCACCTATGCGTGCCAAAACAAAGTACATGAATTTTGAAGTAGGCGGGCGGCGCTTTTACGCGATGATAAGCCCCGACGGGCAGGAGCGTTGGGCGGTGCAGGAATTCACATCCATTACCCCGAAAACCAACTTTAAGATGTACAACGCGTTTGCAGATAAAGACGAAAATCGTGAGCTGCCGGGATCTGAATGGGATTACATTTTCAGCGAACAAAATGGCAGGACAAAAGTGAGTATCACCATTTTTAATGAATCATTTGAGCGCTTGGAAAAATTATTGGAGGGCTTTAAAATAGGCTTCACCATGACCTTAAAAAACCTGGAAGAACTATTAACCACTTTATCGCAGAAATGA
- a CDS encoding ArsR/SmtB family transcription factor, producing the protein MKQDIFQAISDPTRRAILTLIAIQALTPNAMAEKFDMTRQAVSKHIKVLHDCELIKPEHSGREIYYHFNAKKMQEFDHWLAQFRQNWETQFSQLDQLLTTIKEQATK; encoded by the coding sequence ATGAAACAAGATATATTCCAGGCCATATCAGACCCAACACGGAGGGCTATTTTAACGTTAATCGCTATCCAGGCATTAACACCAAATGCAATGGCTGAAAAATTTGATATGACCCGCCAGGCGGTATCAAAACATATTAAAGTATTGCACGACTGCGAATTAATTAAACCCGAGCATAGTGGCCGGGAGATTTATTATCACTTTAATGCAAAAAAAATGCAGGAGTTTGACCACTGGTTAGCCCAATTCAGACAAAACTGGGAAACTCAATTTAGCCAACTTGATCAATTATTAACAACAATTAAAGAACAAGCCACAAAGTAG
- a CDS encoding DUF6088 family protein, whose translation MKVAEKIADKIAGMPDGSTFGYRELPIEREEYTAAAKAIERLVKNGLITRASTGLFYKPKRSAFGILKPDEQELLKPYLFSAGKRIAYITGTLLYNRMGLTTQVPKNIKIATRDKRLELTLGNQKVTSIKSYADINDDNYRYLEYLDAIKDFKTIPDLNKEAAVRLLKDGIGKLEDRALFKRLALKYPPRVRALAGALMELVSPKEDLNALHKSINPLSTFKFGLNKDLLPNTTTWNIA comes from the coding sequence ATGAAAGTAGCCGAAAAAATTGCAGACAAGATTGCCGGGATGCCCGACGGCAGTACTTTCGGCTACCGGGAACTGCCGATAGAGCGCGAGGAATACACCGCCGCCGCGAAAGCCATCGAACGCCTGGTCAAAAACGGCCTGATAACGCGTGCATCAACCGGGCTGTTTTACAAACCTAAACGCTCTGCTTTCGGTATACTTAAACCCGATGAACAGGAATTGCTGAAGCCTTATTTATTTTCAGCCGGGAAAAGGATCGCCTATATAACCGGGACGCTGTTGTATAACCGGATGGGGCTGACCACGCAGGTGCCCAAAAACATTAAAATAGCTACCCGAGACAAACGGCTGGAGTTGACACTGGGTAACCAGAAGGTGACGTCGATCAAAAGCTACGCAGATATCAATGATGATAATTACCGCTACCTCGAATACCTCGATGCCATCAAGGACTTTAAAACGATACCCGACCTCAACAAGGAAGCTGCGGTCAGGCTGTTGAAGGACGGTATCGGTAAACTCGAAGACCGGGCGCTTTTTAAAAGGCTTGCCTTGAAATACCCGCCACGCGTAAGGGCCTTGGCAGGGGCTTTGATGGAGCTTGTTAGCCCCAAGGAAGATCTTAATGCACTGCACAAGAGCATTAACCCGCTCAGTACTTTTAAATTCGGGCTGAACAAGGACTTATTACCTAACACCACGACCTGGAACATCGCCTGA